GCTTACATCTCCACGTGAAAAATACATACCCAGGTTTTGATCGCATGCATCGCCAAAAGAGCTTGAAAGGGCCTGGAACAGTTTTAAATGGATTCCCTTCAAAGCAGGCCTgcaaagcaacaaaaaaaaggcaaaaaatacCTCAGCACATAATATATGCTGCACCACAGACATGCTTCTCCGAAAAGCAGCTTAAAGCAATTGAATATGGGAAAAGCAGCAAAATTGAGTTACAAACAATCCGATAGTAACAAAAAAATTCAACAGGATAACTTAACACCCAAGCTGAAGAAAACAAATTTGGCATTAGTCGGAGCACCAGCATCCATCCAATAAAGAGCAACAAATCCATATGGCGTCGGCTTTCACCCAAGAAAGAAGTATGCCATAACTAAAATTCATTTTCATCACATAGTTCCCTTCATgttttttgcatttatttttctctctttttctgaaTTTCATGtactattctttttctttctttttttaaaaaaaatcccttaCCATCAAAGAAACAACTCACCTTACATGAGATACTCTAATCAGAAAAATACTTCAACcgatataaataaaaagagtGAGGTATTCGAAAGCTATGATTCATTTACACTGCTAGAACTAGAATATAAGAGGCATCTAATATACAATAACCAATTCCACGAGCAAATAGAGGTGGGGGAAAACTCAGGAAAAAGCtgtaaaacaaaataattaccTGGATTACATCCTCGGCTCTATCATTGCACCGATGCGCCTGAGGCTGCCGCGTGTCACCTTCCGGCAAACCCCACGGACTCTCTCTCCTCGGAACTGCCCTAGAAGAACTCATTCTCCCACTCTACCAATAATGGGTAATCCAACCAATAAGGAAAAATGAGAAGATTTTGAACCAAGaaacactttttttaaaaaacctgTGAACTAATTCTTTATCTCAAAATCATGCTCAACACCAGATTTACACATTCCCCTTGACAGAAGTAAACATTCATAAATAGTGCGTTTTAATCATGAAGAAGCTAGGAATTCCTGCTGAAAAACTTGTACGGATGTTAAAACTCAGTAGATACCAGGAcagggaaggaaaaaaaaagaaaaaggaaaagaaaagaacccAAAACACACTCCAAAATCTAGTTTTTATCTCAAAAATCACGCTCGGTGCCAAATTCACACCCACTTCCTCTCAATACAAGCCAAAATTCACCATTAATTCATTTTAATCGCGAAAAATCTAAGAATTCCTCGTCAAATAGCTTTCACATATAGTGCAATCCCAGAGGAACCAAATCTCTTTAGGGTTTAACAATAACCAAACCCCGCCCCccctccacacacacacacacaaaaaaaaaaaaaaaaaaaaaNAGTCAACTACCCTGTGAATCAAGGGGATTAGTAGGATCCACCTAtagagaatttaatttttttaaaaaaaatctaggaGCTTACTCGTGTGCGAGATCGAGAAGTAGCCGAGATGTGTAGCACAGAGTAAtggggaagagagagggagaggggaacGAAGAGAAGTGACTCTTATCGGATCCGGGTCTCTTGGGTTTTTAGTCCTAGGCCCGGCCCATTCTCACCCAATTTGAAGTTTTGGGCTCACTCAAATTAGGTTTCgcatctctctcactctctctctctctctctctcttcgtcttCGTCCTCTTCCCCATCCATGGCGATACACCACCGCGCCCTCCTCGCGTCGACGATCGAGCTTCGTCGTCTTCCCATGTACGTTCCCAAATCTATtcgatctccctctctctcttctcttccgcTCTTCGTGTCGTTTCTCGATCCTTTTTTCCTTCATTAAAGCTTGTTTCTTCTTAAGCACCTTAAATTACTTATTTCCTCGTCGCAACGTTTGCCATGTTCAGTAACTATGTAATCGGTGGGTTAAAAACTGAACTTTGATCTATTTTAAGCATGATCTACGTTGGAAGATGTATCTAATGTGTAAAATAATCTCCCTTTTCTGTGTTTTGATCACTGTGTTTATTATTTTGGTGTGTAAAAGTGATTAATATGGTTTACGAAATTGTCTATTGTGTACTGGGTTGGATTGGAGTGAAAGTTCAACCAATCACGGGTTTTAGTAATTTTTATCTGCTATTTCTTATATTATGGAAAAATTCTGTCACAGTGAAAATTCTGAAGTTCTACATGCAAATTTTCATGGTTCTCATCTACTGCAGGTTCATGTATTAAGAGCTTATTTGGCTCTTTTATAGATTGAAAGTGATATTTGAATTGTGCCATCGGAAGAAGCACTGTTTTAAGATCCTCCGAGTAGTAGAATCCAGAGATGCAAGTCGAAACTTTTGCTTTCGAGGCTCGGAATCTCATATCAGCTACCCGCAGTAGTTGAACATTTAAACTTCCAATTGGTGAATTTCTACTAGGCTAAAAGAGAAGCATAAGCTAGGTCAAACAGGCACTGTATCTagtatattgaaaataaatgccCCCTCTGGGACCTCCATCACCTCGCATCCTCCTAAACAACGTCTCTTGCATGCGAAATGCACAAACCGTCCTCCGCAACATTAACGTCTCCGTGCACGATGGCTCTGCCCTCGTATTAACCGGCGCTAACGGTTCCGGGAAAACAACCTTCCTTCGAATGCTAGCTGGATTCTCTCGCCCCTCCGCCGGTGAGATTCTTTGGGACGGACATGACATTACTTCCCCAGGAGTCTTCCAACAATACAAGCTTCAACTCAACTGGCTTTCGCTCAAAGATGCTGTAAAAGAAAAGCTAACTGTCTTAGACAATGTCCAATGGTTTGAAGTTTTAGAAGGAAAAAGCGGTAAATCGGTTGAAGCTTTGGAGCTGATGGGGCTTGGCAGGCTAATTAATGAGAAGGCACGGATGCTCTCTATGGGGCAGAGGAAGCGGCTGCAATTGGCTCGATTATTGGCTATTGATAGGCCGATTTGGTTGCTTGATGAGCCATCAGTTGCTTTGGATGCTGAGGGTGTCCGGTTGCTCGAGCTTATAATTGCAGAGCATCGTAAGAAGGGCGGAATTGTGTTCGTGGCCACACACCTGCCTATTGCCATTGAAGATGCTATGTGTCTGAGGCTTCCAACGAGGTTTCCTAGAAGAAAAACTCTGGTCGATTTGGTTCATTGAAGTAAGAATACATCTTCTATCTGTTATGTTCTATAGTTccttcaaataaatttttgtagtTTAGAAGACTATGTTTTCTCCAGGAGTTTTCGTTCTTCAAGATTGTGTATTGTAGTTAAAAAGTGGGAGAACAAAGTTTTCCATTTGCATTGTTGCTGAGTATACTGCTGAAAAGTACGAGAACACAAGTCATGTAAGCACTTTATGCATATGTCAAGTAGAAGAAAAGAACTGTTCTTTGTACAAGAATAATATGCACCTCAGTTTAAAACATTATGAAAACAGATCCACATACTGATTGCCTGTGACCTAATTTCTGCTGCTTCTTCAATTTGACAGTTCTATCTCAAGAGGGTATTTTACTTCTCAGAATAATGTAAAATCTCCCTATAATTTTGTGtaatattcttaaaattttactcACTTAAACTGCTACTATGTTGAGAATTTAAATAGAGATCATGTTCAGACTATGTCAACCCCAATATTCAGCAATTGTTTATTCTATTGGAGTTTGAAGCCAATGTTCATTAGTTCTTGTCCATTTActattttgattctcaaataGATGGCTTGTTTTATATCATATGTTATTCTCTTTTGATCCTTTGTATTCAAATGTGTTTGTATATATTACGCTCTATCCTTAGTGATCTAATTCAAGAAAATGTTTACCCCCCTGCTGATTAATCCAAATTGGTTACAATGAGTTGAAAAGTGCGTACGACTGATGCATTAAAAGCACCCAATGTATCTCCCCTTTGAAGCACAAGATGTTTGTTATAGAAGTTTGAAGTGGTAAAATTCACAGTATTACTTTCACAGGTAAAAGCTACACAATGGATTGTAAGATCAATGAACATTAGAAAGATGGAGAGCATTGCAGAGGAACAGCACAAAGCCGTCCGATTGATTTTGCAGGGTGGTGGTTTGATTGGTGAATGGTGACCAGGTATTCCATCCGATTGATTTTGCAGGGTGGTGGTTTTATTGGTGAATGATGACCAGGTATTTTACCTGacctatttcatcacagtatTATGATACTAGAATTACTATGGTGAAATGACTTGGTGGTTGTTCTTTGTGGGCCTTCATCTCATTCAATCATGTCCTGCTCGCAAGATTCTTACCTGATTGGGTCCGTAGATGTAGGCTAATAAATGGGCCCTAAGGAAGTTAAGTGTACTAAATGCTTACTATGCTCCGTGGATCTACAATTAATCCAGGAAGATGTCTCATTAGAACACATTGCATGAAGTGTCACCTTCGACATACATTTAAGTAATGATGTGATCTTTGTACAGCACACTGTTTCTTGGACTATCTATAATATAGTAACTATTTACTTCACGGTGCACTTACTatgatctctttttttttccctccagTTCTATCTCATTGAATGTTCTTTGTAAAATTTAGTGCCATCTCTTTGGTTTCAGTTTGCTTCAAACTGTATTAGAAGTTGATTTTATCAGGAAGTCGTGTATTTTTTATATCCCTCTGTGACTAAAATGCAATATGTGAAAGTTTAGAAACTGAGGATCTTATGTTAAGAGTGGAGGGACCTTATTCATGATATTAGAATAGTACAGGGACTGCTTGCACATTATAACGTAGATTCTTGACAACCTGGgggtatatatatgcattgaaACAATCTGAGCAAAGTTGACCCACAAAGCGCTGTCCCTTTTGTTGCACAGCAGTGGCCATTAAATGCTGCACGCTGGATTCTGGAAGCTGCTGAACCCTTTTCCTATATAAAGCCTCTGTAACTCAGCAGACCTATTTGACCTAAGTAATTGCGATACCCTTACGATTCCACATCATATAATGTGGGAGATTGAGGGGATCTTATGTTACACCTAATtagatttaagcattttggaccggtTGTTTTGGCCCTAACAAATTACTAGTGGTAGCAGGATAAGTCGTTACAATGAGTATCAACACTGACCGACAGCCGAAATTATGAGATTAGTCTCATATCATTTGGTGACTTTAGGTCAGGCGTGTAGGGGCTTAAAGCCTTGGGGGGAAGTATGTGACACTCTCGTATAATTCTACATTGGATAATGTGAGAGAGTAAACGGGTCTTACATGTAACTAGCACGCTAATAACTTGCTTAGGTATTTTAACTAATGATTTGGGTTCAGCCAGTTACTAGTGCTAGCAGGATAGGTCATTAAAATAATACTATGTTTGCTTCAGAAAGTTGATGTAATCAGTTTCTTTGGAGGCTATGTGTTATCAATCATCTTATGTTTTGTGTAAATATTTCGCCTATATAAGTTCTATTGTTGTGATTGCGCTACTCATTATGTTTCTTCTAACAAGTTTACTTAAGCAGCTCTTTCGCATAAACTCTAGTTGGACCAAGTAAGCCCGTATTCCTTGCATTCTGTGCACTAATTGGAGAAGGATTCAACCTTGGTGATTAATATTTTTGGTAATGATAAGATGATCACCtctaaattgatattttatggTCTTTACATTGGTAATCAATACTTGAAGCATCTCGGGTAGCTATTGGAAGTATAAAGGGTAACATTTTaatgatcttttttattttgagagagagagagagagagagagagagagaaacttttTAATGATGTTAGAAGAATAACTGAGATTGCAAATGATGGCATGGAGTATATGACCTTGAACTATATTTATTGGCATTTAAACCATCATGGTCTCTTAGAACAAAGCTAAAAGGGCTACTTTGTGCTTGAATCCAAGCATCAAGGGTCCAACCCTTTTAAATACCATCTTTTATGAACTCTCCCCTCTTGCCAACATTTAGCATTGACCATCAATAGGTATGTGCATTGGTAAGAGCATTTAAGTATACAGTTGTAACTAGCACTCATCTCCAAGATACTTCCAATTCTTTGAATGCCTCTGTATCCAGAAAGGAGGAATATTAGAAAGCCTTATACCCATAACTACCCTTTAATTCATGTTGGTGGAGGGTGTTTGAGATGGAAGGCATGAAGCATATATTAAAGTGGATGGGAGTATGCGTATATTGAAGTGGGATGAGTGGGTGTGAGGCCCAAAAATCTAGGAGTGAGATTTGGTCACATTCTTTCTCAGTATTTCTCTCTAGGACACACTACAATAACTCCAACCACGTTCCTTCCTCTATGAGATCATATTTATttagaggaagaggaaagaggTTGCATGTTGGTATCAACATTGATGAAAATGAGATAGGTATTATCCACTGACCAATAATACAACAATTGTACATATGTACtaaggttccaagttcgaagcTAGTTGTTtaacattttcaactaagtttagcAAACTATGAATGCCTGGTTATGGCTTTAATAATGGTTATCAAATTCATTTGATATTTGTATATATCCTTTTTGGGATATTTGAATGTAAAACATTGGCACCAACTTTAGAATGTTATTACAACATGTGTAATACTAACttattaactatattttatattttatattttatattttatatttctccTGGGTTATCACTTATGGGTTGATTTGATTGGTTCACCTTAAACTCGATAcattttttagttaaaatgaGTCAAAGTTAAAAGGGTGTTAATAACGAAAGGGGTAAAAGTAGGAGATCTTTTGGTGGGAATTAATATTtgccaaaataaaatttgataatgGCAAAGCAAATGCATTGTATCTAAATTGCTTTGGTAAT
This window of the Ananas comosus cultivar F153 linkage group 19, ASM154086v1, whole genome shotgun sequence genome carries:
- the LOC109725089 gene encoding uncharacterized protein LOC109725089; translation: MSSSRAVPRRESPWGLPEGDTRQPQAHRCNDRAEDVIQACFEGNPFKTVPGPFKLFWRCMRSKPGEEPTEPFYYLQLDPPKRQEVNLE
- the LOC109725086 gene encoding ABC transporter I family member 1, translated to MPPLGPPSPRILLNNVSCMRNAQTVLRNINVSVHDGSALVLTGANGSGKTTFLRMLAGFSRPSAGEILWDGHDITSPGVFQQYKLQLNWLSLKDAVKEKLTVLDNVQWFEVLEGKSGKSVEALELMGLGRLINEKARMLSMGQRKRLQLARLLAIDRPIWLLDEPSVALDAEGVRLLELIIAEHRKKGGIVFVATHLPIAIEDAMCLRLPTRFPRRKTLVDLVH